From the genome of Penaeus chinensis breed Huanghai No. 1 chromosome 37, ASM1920278v2, whole genome shotgun sequence, one region includes:
- the LOC125045270 gene encoding proline-rich protein 36-like, whose translation MRTYRDICCERSPFVFTSYVYKFVFYVYKLASKEKKKKHLQAAQRPRPSVRKEGQSDSIILESHGRPPLPARSAALPRRSYSRASLSDSLLFSACLLPMDVHLSDFPKLRDATRFPTSAIIELRSGVTNSSETKLPRVLNRFSVTNDSPFLPRLEHQQVLAHNSITRQMAPVSTGRYSMYMSAVSGWTAGQHLGRIPLARVIVSNPGEFGLIPGQPFWPPITTPPPTTTPPLNPPITAASPPVATKHASAHLNEIEVKGGGIRVQDHGYRTPPTGKSKPIAPIILQALRRLEARPSTVQGGSFPSATTLLLAGNAQTFNPVIPGRAPTLPVTTTTASPFTTAFPARRPSPQTKALLQTLLRARNQRLRGFGGTAGIPPPRRLRGLSGPPQTPSPALADKLATLLPASIPPTTPTTPFTPTTPTTTTTTQKPRPNTIGSLVDPEKAPSPLHAQEEELPPPDPSDSVFGRRMPQKGQVPPVFEVSLGVPQPEKNVELLAVGGRSKPTGSVERQAGKAPLHAAVSKVQHITQAAQRDPEITLGPPPHLLGQIPVHVDPTPPPSVGNRDGATTRGPTPAHSPTPQANSGPVADPFTAVFETLNQKLTSQPPSPPTRLPRPPDDYYYYYDDYDDDYYYYDYEYPSRQIGPQRGRFRFPATNPRQATFAGASLRRNPFPATSLLRQPLAGNFPATTNLPRGFNAPFVPTTLSLAPGSTIGPIAPVTRPVLPPRPAPPPTRTQSAPRTQPRPITPPPSLFATQPPARTTGRRDEALEGHRQQPPQGIPSKVEAPPSQVPSSQGVHQAIPEAPVAPTLPSSKPNPTSSTVFKMVSSPHPPEIIRQPGDPHSTFPPRPIPPPSLQQQPPPPTARNQHQFQNAGSPKPPSEQLSASGPPLRAPAPSLSDPGEDLEPRIQGVVGPDDHLTLLVSPEQLRRLHHTKTSTPIIRKQPVYFLPPEATLPELATQIRRRRRPDARVGGLEGGSWQNQAPTLSQQGPREERKDSLTRENTSPQEEIAISQPSSPQSSSTGARLQVSQQSLPGNGDLHDIAAFSKRHNKSEDSMTHQGTSPRKRMPESQDRDHRKPERERRPEFSRLPLIGFTGAQALGDYAKPEDASSQRDEATPQRAPVTDRQSESPIRTSHTQDKASPPPHGDVHEEEAPFGQDFIASHDGESVPEVQGWAKDLPYPNITIPVESPALSGLPFYISGKKELGPFFIVALD comes from the exons ATGAGAACTTATAGAGAcatctgt TGCGAGCGGTCGCCTTTTGTGTTCACCTCTTATGTCTATAAGTTCGTATTTTATGTGTACAAGCTA gcaagcaaggaaaagaaaaaaaagcatctcCAAGCAGCCCAAAGGCCACGCCCCTCCGTGAGAAAAGAAGGGCAGAGTGACAGCATCATCCTTGAGAGCCACGGAAGGCCGCCGCTGCCTGCCCGGTCAGCGGCTCTCCCGCGCCGCAGTTATAGCCGGGCGTCGCTCTCCgactcccttttattctctgccTGCCTCCTTCCTATGGACGTCCATCTATCAGACTTCCCTAAATTGCGCGATGCCACACGC TTTCCGACTAGTGCAATAATCGAACTAAGAAGTGGTGTTACCAACAGCTCTGAAACGAAGTTACCAAGGGTTCTCAACAGGTTCAGTGTTACCAACGACTCTCCGTTCCTCCCGCGACTCGAGCATCAGCAAGTGTTGGCCCACAATAGTATTACAAGACAAATGGCGCCTGTTTCCACAGGCCGTTACTCAATGTACATGA GTGCAGTGAGCGGCTGGACGGCGGGGCAGCATCTGGGCCGGATCCCGCTGGCCCGCGTCATCGTCTCGAATCCTGGAGAATTTGGCCTCATCCCTGGCCAACCCTTCTGGCCGCCCATCACGACGCCTCCGCCCACCACCACCCCGCCGCTTAACCCGCCCATCACTGCCGCATCCCCGCCCGTCGCTACCAAGCATGCAAGCGCCCACCTTAATGAAATCGAGGTAAAAGGCGGAGGTATCCGCGTGCAGGACCACGGGTATCGCACCCCTCCCACGGGCAAGAGCAAGCCTATCGCGCCCATAATTTTGCAAGCGCTACGTCGGCTGGAGGCTCGACCCAGCACAGTGCAGGGCGGGTCCTTCCCTTCCGCCACAACGCTACTCCTTGCGGGAAATGCACAGACATTCAACCCCGTGATCCCGGGGAGAGCCCCTACGCTGCCCGTGACGACCACTACTGCCTCTCCCTTCACGACAGCGTTCCCTGCTCGGCGGCCGTCGCCACAAACCAAGGCCCTTTTGCAGACGTTGCTGCGCGCGCGTAATCAGAGGCTCAGAGGCTTCGGCGGAACAGCTGGCATCCCGCCGCCCAGACGTCTCAGGGGCCTTAGCGGGCCTCCGCAAACGCCGTCGCCTGCACTAGCTGACAAACTGGCCACGTTATTACCTGCGTCTATCCCGCCTACCACGCCTACTACGCCTTTCACGCCTACAACacctaccactaccaccaccacacagAAGCCCAGACCAAACACGATTGGCAGCCTTGTGGACCCCGAGAAGGCACCAAGCCCGCTGCACGCACAGGAGGAAGAGCTTCCACCACCCGACCCTTCCGATTCCGTGTTCGGCCGCCGGATGCCACAAAAGGGACAAGTACCACCCGTGTTTGAAGTGTCCTTGGGCGTGCCCCAGCCCGAAAAAAATGTTGAGTTACTTGCGGTTGGTGGTCGATCCAAGCCTACAGGAAGCGTCGAACGGCAGGCAGGAAAAGCGCCTTTGCATGCTGCTGTCTCAAAAGTGCAACATATAACTCAAGCAGCACAACGGGACCCTGAGATTACTCTGGGGCCCCCACCTCACCTGCTGGGGCAAATTCCCGTGCACGTCGATCCCACGCCCCCGCCATCAGTAGGGAATCGAGACGGCGCCACCACGAGGGGACCCACACCAGCCCACTCGCCGACGCCCCAAGCAAACTCTGGCCCTGTTGCCGACCCCTTCACGGCTGTCTTCGAAACCTTAAACCAGAAACTCACTAGCCAGCCTCCGTCGCCGCCCACGAGACTCCCTAGGCCTCcagacgactactactactattatgacgACTACGAtgatgactattactactacgactacgagtATCCAAGCAGACAGATCGGGCCGCAAAGAGGGCGCTTCCGCTTCCCGGCCACCAATCCCCGCCAGGCAACCTTTGCAGGAGCAAGCCTAAGGAGAAATCCCTTCCCCGCAACTTCTTTGCTCAGGCAACCTCTTGCTGGCAACTTTCCAGCAACGACCAACTTGCCACGAGGTTTCAACGCACCGTTTGTACCTACCACTCTCTCCCTAGCGCCAGGCTCAACAATAGGCCCTATAGCCCCTGTCACCAGACCAGTACTGCCCCCACGACCAGCTCCTCCACCAACACGGACACAGTCGGCACCAAGGACACAGCCCCGGCCCattactccccctccctcgctcttcgcCACTCAGCCCCCCGCCCGCACGACTGGTCGTCGAGACGAGGCCCTCGAAGGACACCGACAGCAGCCCCCTCAAGGGATCCCATCCAAGGTGGAGGCACCGCCATCACAGGTGCCTTCATCCCAGGGCGTTCACCAAGCCATCCCAGAAGCGCCAGTTGCTCCGACCCTGCCGTCCTCGAAGCCAAACCCAACCTCGAGCACTGTTTTCAAGATggtttcctcccctcaccctccggAGATAATCAGGCAACCTGGTGATCCACATTCAACATTTCCTCCACGCCCAATCCCGCCGCCATCTTTGCAACAGCAACCTCCGCCACCGACGGCAAGGAATCAACACCAATTCCAAAATGCCGGTTCACCTAAACCCCCGTCTGAGCAGCTCTCTGCAAGTGGTCCTCCACTTAGGGCCCCGGCACCGTCTTTATCCGATCCAGGCGAGGACCTTGAACCGCGTATACAGGGCGTAGTGGGCCCTGACGATCACCTGACACTGCTGGTGTCTCCCGAGCAGCTGCGGCGGCTGCATCACACCAAGACTTCCACACCCATCATAAGGAAACAGCCGGTCTATTTCCTGCCACCGGAGGCCACATTGCCGGAACTGGCCACGCAAATACGCCGTCGACGAAGACCTGATGCCCGCGTGGGAGGGCTGGAAGGCGGGTCTTGGCAAAACCAAGCGCCCACTTTGTCGCAACAGGGACCACGCGAGGAACGAAAGGATTCTCTGACAAGAGAAAACACCAGTCCGCAGGAGGAGATAGCGATTAGCCAGCCCTCCAGCCCTCAATCCTCTTCAACCGGGGCCCGTCTCCAGGTGTCACAGCAAAGCCTACCAGGGAACGGCGATCTGCATGATATCGCCGCCTTTTCTAAGCGCCACAATAAATCAGAGGATTCAATGACCCATCAGGGAACGTCTCCTCGCAAGCGTATGCCTGAATCCCAAGACAGGGATCACCGAAAACCTGAGAGAGAAAGGCGCCCCGAGTTCTCTCGTTTGCCTCTCATAGGATTCACAGGAGCTCAGGCTTTGGGGGATTATGCCAAACCGGAAGACGCATCGTCGCAGAGAGACGAGGCGACACCGCAAAGAGCCCCAGTGACCGACAGACAAAGCGAGAGTCCAATTCGAACTAGCCACACGCAAGATAAAGCGTCCCCACCTCCTCACGGCGACGTTCATGAAGAGGAGGCGCCCTTTGGCCAAGACTTTATCGCCTCCCACGACGGGGAGAGCGTGCCCGAAGTGCAGGGATGGGCAAAGGACCTGCCGTACCCAAACATCACCATCCCGGTGGAGTCCCCGGCGTTATCGGGCCTTCCGTTTTACATTAGCGGAAAAAAAGAGCTGGGACCCTTTTTCATTGTTGCGCTGGACTAA
- the LOC125045613 gene encoding uncharacterized protein LOC125045613, with product MTPTAAHASQGAPALRLVILVVCAATTNGQQALPGVFQLGDAETTFMDAAQMFGFANFESLKITSAEARTDSARTAVLPPRDGDFAAAKSGRPTHDPIDDIIAGKVAGHNDSVNVVPETGSDRSHAPISSEADKKSRSDLKSAPPGAGGRQVDKRVLARIMREQFNEFKQRLTRKAKSLSLSGQQADGFKSEAVMDAAAMSATDRPSAVASAEPPSRVLVGEVVPKAARRAGEEPSGVRSGLLRQDAHPIPVTFTSLPGFPSVPRASGTGVASVATGATAQASADPSTSPAGGRGRAPSVMIDSLFGGGERGSGIRGAGFSRVPGVPGPRRLPGVRGTTTTRTSSSPPDLMSILQTRLIGGVRSVPSGASGGAPATVTGGGGVLMAGDSMLLQFDPSIVVNFLTLVALTQQQQRRGGGEGSPQGQRNASPAGGPTIAVASPASDGEFGPFSDGADPSAGVDPSTILLPPMLRQTLYSYLLPRLASLSALVETVPGVPGLDYPIIGTVPYTNFYCSNMPWPGFYADTEARCQSWHYCDLDGRQASFLCPNGTVFNQAFFVCDWWYNFDCESAPYLYSLNERVFALPEVDETAPHRTLTAEMLETIFL from the exons TGGTGTGCGCGGCAACGACCAATGGTCAGCAGGCGTTGCCCGGGGTCTTTCAACTCGGTGATGCAGAGACAACTTTCATGGACGCGGCGCAGATGTTCGGATTCGCCAACTTCGAGAGTCTAAAGATCACCAGCGCCGAGGCAAGAACCGACTCCGCTCGAACGGCGGTCCTCCCTCCTCGCGACGGCGACTTCGCGGCGGCGAAGAGCGGGCGGCCGACCCATGACCCAATCGATGACATCATCGCGGGAAAAGTGGCCGGCCACAACGACAGTGTGAATGTAGTCCCGGAGACAGGGTCCGACCGCTCACACGCTCCGATCTCGTCCGAGGCCGATAAAAAGAGCAGGTCAGACTTAAAGAGCGCGCCCCCTGGCGCGGGCGGCCGGCAAGTTGACAAACGGGTTCTGGCGCGGATTATGAGGGAACAATTCAACGAGTTTAAGCAGCGGCTCACGAGGAAGGctaagtccctctctctctcgggacaGCAGGCCGATGGCTTCAAAAGCGAAGCAGTTATGGACGCGGCCGCCATGAGCGCCACGGACAGACCCTCGGCTGTCGCATCGGCAGAACCGCCGTCCCGTGTCCTGGTGGGCGAAGTGGTGCCCAAGGCGGCGCGGCGGGCCGGCGAGGAGCCCAGTGGCGTCAGGTCCGGCCTGCTGCGTCAGGACGCTCACCCCATCCCCGTCACCTTCACCTCCCTACCCGGATTCCCATCCGTCCCTCGCGCGTCCGGCACCGGGGTGGCGTCCGTGGCCACGGGAGCTACGGCCCAGGCATCTGCTGACCCCTCTACTTCGCCTGCGGGAGGAAGAGGCCGCGCCCCGTCCGTCATGATCGACTCCCTCTTCGGCGGGGGCGAGCGGGGGTCGGGCATCCGGGGCGCAGGCTTCAGCCGCGTCCCCGGCGTCCCCGGGCCCAGGAGGCTCCCGGGCGTCAGAGGCACAACCACCACCAGGACTTCCTCCAGCCCCCCCGACCTCATGTCCATCCTCCAGACGCGCCTCATAGGAGGTGTTCGCAGCGTCCCTAGCGGGGCGTCAGGCGGCGCCCCAGCTACAGTGACAGGCGGCGGGGGCGTCCTGATGGCAGGCGACTCCATGCTGCTTCAGTTCGACCCGTCCATCGTGGTCAACTTCCTCACGCTCGTCGCCCTCACGCAGCAACAGCAACG ACGAGGCGGAGGCGAAGGGTCGCCGCAGGGGCAGAGGAACGCCTCGCCGGCAGGAGGGCCGACCATCGCCGTTGCCTCGCCGGCTTCGGATGGGGAGTTCGGGCCCTTCAGTGACGGCGCCGACCC ATCTGCAGGAGTGGATCCTTCAACCATCTTGCTGCCCCCCATGCTGCGTCAGACGCTCTACTCTTACCTGCTGCCTCGCTTGGCATCGCTCAGTGCCCTGGTGGAGACAGTGCCAGGAGTGCCTGGCCTCGACTACCCGATTATAGGCACCGTTCCCTATACCAACTTCTACTGCTCGAACATGCCCTGGCCAGGATTCTACGCCGACACGGAGGCTAGGTGTCAG tcGTGGCACTACTGCGACCTGGACGGGCGCCAGGCGTCGTTCCTGTGCCCGAACGGCACGGTGTTCAACCAGGCCTTCTTCGTGTGCGACTGGTGGTACAACTTCGACTGCGAGTCTGCGCCGTACCTGTACTCCCTGAACGAGCGGGTGTTCGCGCTGCCCGAGGTGGACGAGACGGCGCCGCACCGCACCCTCACCGCCGAGATGCTGGAGACCATCTTCCTGTGA